From the Helianthus annuus cultivar XRQ/B chromosome 17, HanXRQr2.0-SUNRISE, whole genome shotgun sequence genome, the window ggtgttggtgatttgtctcaaaactgatatgatcctcttacacaaactcacaaaaatattgtttgtaaatatttctttacagcaTTTCATtaaatcaaaaattcaaaaagattttagtgtgttttagcataaaacttttgaaaaaaaatcaaaaagattttcgacaactgatgttgaaaagctgattttcaccAAGTCTTAAACATGATGAAaattttgtgagggggagtttgtgtatTTTATGAAAAGATTTTGAATGTTTTGCCTACAAGTGGTGATAAGaagtttttaaatgttaaatcattctattcctacaagtggtgaataaatttgtcaatttttaaatttgtgaaatttattgtgaggtagagatgtGTGCAGGATAACCAGGTTCCGATATCTGAGGAGAGAGCCAGGAGTTGATTCTGATCCTATGAAAGCCAGACCACGATCCCGAGCATgagtcaagggggagtttgttaacaaaAGAGAATTAGAGTGATAAAGAGCCAGGTCGAGATCCTGGGGATGAAAGAAGAGGAGACTGAAGATGTTTTACACTGTCAGATACTTCAGAAAGAGCagaaagactgataaagattgaagattgaagactcgacactgaagactcgtcaacatccgagggggagtctgttggtgcatacgtctgtcgacttcgtcttgtatcgagtcttgtatttgtATAGTTAgttcagggcacgtagttcgagaaaacTGTTATATATGGGTGTggaggtaatttcgcacgaaattacacttaggtaatttcgtacgaaatcaagatgtaattccgcacgaaatcagATTTCGCATGAAATCTAATTTCGCTTATggtattccgtgcgaaattagctACTCTATATATAGCTGAggtgccttgtcatttgtaactttccggcttgagtaccgaactgctgccgaagtgtcgtcttgctgtaaaactttttcaaatcaatcaagagacagtttaaagtgtatttccAGCTGAATTGACctcgatacgtttgtttccgcctctcgtatcgAGCAAAAACTCTtatgatcgactcgttcgggtcagaaaacgatcctacataatCAAACCTTGATGCATGGATGGTTAACTGAAATTTATAGTGTATTAGGATTTAGGATGTTTTAAAGTATGTTTAAACCTTCGCTTGAATTAACGGTGTATTAGGATTTAGGAATTTAGGATGTTTTAAAGTATGTTTAAATCTTCGTTTGAATTAACACTTGTTTTGTGTTATACTATCATAAACAATTAGGTTTGATGGCGTgactcaattttttttataaaactccACAACACATTTACTAAAGTGGCGGGCTAACCTGGATGAGAATGGCATAACTTAGTACACTATAGTCTTTATTATTTATTGTGTTCACGATATTATGAACTCATATAGCCTCACTCATTGATGCGCATATCTCTATGAGTGTGTCATTGCGATTTAGTTAGAACCTACTCTAGTAATAAATTTTTAGATACATGTATTAACTAGAAAATATACCGTGCTATGCAGCGGGATACCACTTCTATAACGGAGCGTTACGACGGGTTATATTCGAAAAAATTAAATGTAGAAGAGGCGCACTTAACAACAATATATTCGGAAAGCTATGTTGTTATTAAAGTGTACGCTAGGAAAAACGAATACAAGAAATCTAaaggtagggatgagctcggttcCAGTACCGAAAGTACTAGTATCGTAAACGCACAAAAAGTGGGTAACGATTTGGTACCGAAAAAAATCAGTACAGGAAATTCAGTATCGATACCAAGTATTAAATGTTCATCCCTATTTAATAGTAAAGTACGTATAttgtgtatatatttatatacaattgattaataataatatacaTAAATATACTAACGACATTAATATTTataatctaattctaataaaaaaaAACTCCAACTAATGCCATATGGCATTTTCTTATTTAAAATTCTAACTAATGTCACATGGCATTTTCTTCTTTAAatcattaataatattatttaattagtatttaattCTAATTAatgattattaataatattatgcgattaatattaattaaaattcaagattaattaatgattaaataaatacttaaagattttattaaaataatactTCTACTTTATTCTAAAGGCGgttatttataattttaaaatctATGATTTTAATACTTTTTAAATGAGTTTTTTCACATAATCTATAATTTTCATATGTCACATATTAGTTGTGGTTTCCAATTTATTCTTGTATTTCACAATAATTTATATTTAAGGTGAATATTATGAACTACTCAGGTCAATCACATATTTGCAAATaggattttgtttatttttttaatgggAAATGTTGGAATCTCATTTATCCTTCCTTTTCAGGTTATAAAGGGTTCATTTCAAACGGGTATTTTTTTATGGGTCAAAAGGATTTGAGTAATGTTAGGCCAATGTTTCAACACCTTTTATGCACTCtcttttttatatacattttgtaatgtttgatgtatTGTTTATGAGTAGCGAAAACATATTATCAAAAGTATGATATAAAATTTCCTTTTAATAAAACGATTAAGAACATTTTAAGCATTCAAATACTTTTGACACATTTGatcattttactttttttttaaatggaaCATGTTACTCAGTTGAATATTTCGACAAAATACGACTCTAACTGATTGTTTCCACTATCATATGTAAAAATGTAATTTCAGTCCTTTGACGtatttaaatatgtatatatatacaatcCGTGTAATACGCGGGTTTATAAACTAataataagtataatataatGTATGAATGCAAATCTACTTGACAtgaactttaaaaaaaattgaaagtcaAATACACACATATTTGATTACAACACATGTAAGAAAAAGCTATCATTGTGTGAGAGAGTAAAAGACTATTAAATGAAGGGCCGTCATACAATGGAAAACATGAAGAAAAAAAATCAATAGCTAGTTGGCACTGTTCATCCAAGATGATAAATGTtgttgatatgatatgatattaTATGATATGATATGGTATGATAtggtataatataatataataatataatataatataatataatttatatctatactatataataaaagaaaccatttgaGTGACAATTGTCATTATATTAGGCCAATATCAGGACATGTCTTTTGGATAATTATtgttttagtttaatctcttctaatgaATTATATATAACCctcatactaaatattatttagtttgaTATCTTATGGATAactattatttagtttaatctcttataaTTAGTTATAGATAACtttcctactaaatattattaatttaagatatttttaaataaccaaattatttatcaccaaaactgaaggggtatggtcccaaaaagccgcgcgaACCTTCCTACAGGTCGCCcgcgagaccatactccttactcAGCAAGACGTTCAATCCCAGGCTTGCGCGGGTTACTTCAAGAAGGATTAACCTCGCGCGAGGTCTGAGCAAGAAAAGAGAATCAACTTTACACTTATCATTCTTATAGCCCATCGAAGTATATGGGCCATGAAGTTCGTCGCCGGTAACCGGAAGTTGCCCTGCAAGAAGAAGTTCTCAAAGAGGGTAATATATCCCGTCAGTGCATCGGCGGCCGTCTGATTCTGGTCGGGATAACAagcatcccactccggtggaaaCTGGAATCCCCTCGTGATCTGCTCAAACAAGCCTAGATCCCACTTCAGGACACGAAGGGGACCTTCTTCACCTGGGTTTTCTTCTTGAGGATTCTCTTCAGCCATGGATATTCAAATAGGAATTTGAAGTATTTCCTGAAAAACTTGAAGATCTTCGAAGATCTGCTAGTGTGCTCTTCAAAAGTTGAAGATTCAAAGAAAATTTGAGAGCAAATAGAAGGAAAAGATAGCAACAGAAGAAGAAAGGTTATCTTCTCTCACCCCTcatcggatatatatacccatcgcatttaatgcgatagGTAAACGTGCCGAGATCACCGCGCACGTGACCAATCAGAAGACGCCACGTAAGGCGGGATTCTCGGAGTGacagttaccacgcgcgcgtgggcctcactcgccTGACGGAAAGCCGAACCGTCAGGAACAACATCATCATAACCGTGTCAGCAGTCAACTCAACCGTCGCCTTCAACGAcattttcaccaacctgtcagagTTCGAAATTCGaaggttttcccgcccaaaattactacaaacttcatgcagaagttaCTCAGGCTGCGCAATATACGTAGTTATCCAATGAACCTGCGTGTCTACACCCAAAAAGCAGTGAATCATCATCAACCAAGTCCGGTAGTCTCGCCGTAGTAACTGATAAACAGTTACACGCGCGCCGTCTACCAAAACCAAGCAAGCATTTTTACATAACTAGTAACTTTCTTTTctctaagtccagagctccaaccacttacttcgcgcatggtgcagcactggactgggggacttgaaggggtatggtcccaaaaagccgcgtgAACCTTCCTACAGGTCGCCCGCGAGACCATACTCATTACTCATCAAGACGTTCAATCCCAGGCTCGCGCGGATTACTTAAAGAAGGATTAACCTCGCACGAGGTCTGAGCAAGAAAAGAGCATCAACTTTACACTTATCATTCTGAATAAGAGCCTTCAACCACCCATACCCTGCGCGGGCTAGTTACGTGTTCAGCAAGGGTCGCGCAGGGCTGTGGCGCAGGGCCACTTCAGAaagtacacaaggtacaagtggtaGGAGAAAACGGCCAATCCGCGTCCTCCAGGctctgctcaatcgtgctccacgatcgtctgacgtgcaggagacagAAAGTACTTAAGGACgcatacgtggcaccaatcagggggcggCGACACCTGCCTcacgatctccacttacctgctgatggctgagggacaacaaggccgacaacagtgaaacgtggctccaatcatggtgcgccagcaccagagaacttctagaagccactaacggtcgacaccagtgagacaaagagcatatcctctaaattgtcgccttccggccaaggcccatcagcccatctcctcttacacctctccggctataaataggacccttcattcACAGGTTAAACCATTCTATtctctctactctcactcttaacccACTATTATCTCCTCAAAACAGTTATTTATTCTCATaccggagtctggttaagagggaaacccccatattcccctcttaacgagctaacggtgttctgttttgcaggattattGGACCATTAAGGAGCTCAGAAAGttataagaagattaacccttatggtagaaacataaatcAAACCAATTAACTCCAAAATTAGTTCCGTGCTTCTttaaaaaccaaactttgtattaatatattatttatttttattttcattattaaaaaaatattatatcgattttattacataatatttaacaaattgtatataactttcaatattactttatatataaaattggATTTATTACGGGTAAATATCCATGTTTTACTTGTAATTTTTAGATCGGGTAAATACCCATGTTTTACTTGTAATTTTTTAGTGCTTGGGGTTTATGTTTACATCTTCATGACGTAATGGAGATTTgattcttgatgatgatgatgagtgttttgatataatatacattttagtgatttctttttgttttcacGGCGATCAAAACTTATATAGCATCTATCTTAATGCTCTTTCATTTATTCTCTTTATTTGCGACTTATTTTATAACTTTCTTTAATAATACAATTTGAGACGCAACAAATGATAAAAGGCATGTTAGTGATTTATGACTTATTTTAAAACTTTTCTGGTAATTCATTTTGAGACGCATCCAGTGATAAAAGGCAACTTGGGGTTAGTTACTTGTTAGCCCTCATTTTAATTCCCACCTTTGTTGCATTTATCTTTATGTTCCTAAATACCAATAGATCAAACCTTGATGCATGAAGGGTTAATTGCTATGAAGTATGTTATATCCTTCGTTTGGACTAAAATACTTATTATGGTTTATTCTAGTATaaattagggatgagcaaatggtaccgggtacctggtaccggtaccgaatttactgaaccgggtacattttcggtaccgattcggtaccgacttttgacattttcagTACCGGTTTGGTACCAGTTTTTACACTAAAATAACGGTACCGTACCGTACCAAACCGTACCGTACCATACCGGgtgtattcggtaccggtactcacttttggggattttcgatACCTATACTTTTGGTACCTGTACCAGTTCGGTACCAAACGGGTACCATACTCACCCCTAGTATAAATACTTATGTTTGATAATGTGACTCAATTAGCCTCAATCATTAATGCTTGTATATCTCCATTTCCATGAGTGAGTGATCGCGGTTTATTTAatgtacacacacacacacatattagATGTGTGAGGTTTAttagggaacactaaaaaagtgaggAACAATGGGAAACCGACttaaacgaactccgattggactcattccagcagCGTTGGAACTAGCTCGttgaaccctaactaagatctcttaaccctaaaccctaaatcataacccctaaaccttAAATATATCAGGGTTTGActtttagggtttaactttagggtttagccttaggggttagctttagggtttagggtttagctttagggtttagctttaggtttagcctttagggtttagcttttagggtttatagtttagattttacggtttagctcaggttttagccttattttttagctttagggtttagagtttaggagttaggatataaggtttagggttaagatatcttagttagggttcgacgagctggttccaacgccgctggaatgagtccaatcggagctCATTTGAGTCGATTCCTCGCTGTtacccacttttttagtgtttcccAATGAACATTCCCCTATATAAGATAATCACAAACACATATGACATATCTTGTTcctactttttatatatatcgAGAAACTGAATAAAAACCGTAAATATTGTCTTATGAGCCCGGAGTGATCAATATTAGTAGTTGTTCATTTGCTTCATGACGAATGCTCAAGTAAGTATACGTGTTTAACTTGCTCAAGTAAGTATGCATGGGAGTAGGGTTGTAAACGAGTCGAACGTTCAGTGACAAGTGCTCAAGTAAGTATATGTGTTTAGCTTGTAATGTCTTAATGCCTGGGGGTAGGGCTGCAAGCCTGCAAAAGAACtgaacgttcggcgaacagttcatgaaccgttcggtggaaagttcgtttacgttcgttcgtttaattaatgaacaaacatgaacaagaaatttcgtttgatTAGTTATATGAACAAACATGAAAAGAGGTTAAGAAAAGGCTAAGAAAGTGGTTTTGTTTTAGACTTGTTAGTGGTTTGGTCATGATGATAACTAAGCATCTTATCCGAAAACAACCCTAAATAAGTCGAGTCATGACCATGACTTGCCAAATTCCAAATTCATGTTGTAAATAAGCCAAATTCATGTAGTTACCTATGGAATTTCTGGTTGTATTTACATATTGGTCCTTGTAGTTAGGAATAATTTAGAGAACAAAACAATAAATTCACAATTGCAATAATGGAAATCAATTTACTAATGGTTAATATTAACATTAATTAATAGTCCCAAGCTTTTATATATAGGAAAGTCAATGGAGGCAAGAGTAGGCCATTGTTTTCTCCTCAATGAGCTCTCTTTCTACAGCATCCATCTTCTCTCTTGAAAACTCATCAATCTTTAGCCCTACACACAATTATAAAATTTCCAAAATAATTCTTCAATTTACTCTATAACGGGTTGAATAGGTTGGGTGGGTCAAGCGGGTCAAAAGTCATCCTATGTGTATCCAACTATCCGTATTGCATAAAACCTCCTAAattgttttatttcaaaaatcaGACTGTCGTTATATTAAAAAAGATGTTTGACGGAACCATACCTTGAACTATTGACCATTCGCCTTTCTTGCAAGTGACAGGAAAAGAATAAATCAAGCCCGGTTGAATACCATATGACCCGTCAGAATAAACTCCCATAGACACCCATGTTCCCTGTCTCTCAAAAATGGGAAAATGAGATTAAGGAAatgacaaaaaaaataaaaaaaaaaataaaaaataaaaagataaaaaacaTAAATAAGAAGATGAAACCAGACCTTTGGTATACCAAGAATCCAGTCGCGCATATGATCACATGCAGCGCTTGCAGTAGAAAATGCACTAGACAACCTTCTAGCGTTAATTATAGCTTGACCTCTTTGTTCCACATTTGTGATGAACTCAGTTTTCAACCTGAAAGATAATCAATATCATCAACAACACTTCAAATATTGGAGTTATATTAGAAGAGCTACCATTGATCATCAGCAATAAGTTCTTTCACAGGTTTATGTCCAGCCCCAATGTCAACAGTAGCGTGATTAGCATCTGGATATAGATTCGACGAGTGATTTCCCCATATTATAGCATTTCTTACATCACCAACATGGACTTTAAGATTCTCCGATATCTGGCTTAATGCACGGTTATGATCTAGTCTTGTGAGGGATGTGATGTTCTCTTCCGGGATCGAAGGTGCATATTCTTTCAAGATAAGTGCATTTGTATTTGCGGGATTAGCAACCACAAGTACCTGTGTAATTCATTTGATTTTGCAATTTTTAGCTTATATAAATTATCACATACTTTTTTCCTCTCAAATGGAAGAGGTGGCAAATACAACCAATTTACGTATGAATGGCTCAATTCGGCTTTTATCTCTAACAGGTCACACGGGTAAAACAAAAATTACCTAAAAAGTTTCCCaggttgtaattttttttatacatATTACATTTGATATAAAAACACTTATTATTAAatcatatattttttatattgagtaaaatgtcattttcgtcctcTAAGGTTTGGctactttcgtccaaaggtttgtttttccatatctggatccaaaaggtttgaaatcttgccattttcatccggctccatccattttctccgttaagttgggggtatttttgtcttttttgttaacttaaaggccAATTCGTTCTAAAAACTACCACACATTATACTatatgcttgtacataaagtgaaaaagaccgaattgccctttaagttaacaaaaaagacgaaaacactcctgacttaacagagataaatagatggagttaacgagctagATGAAAAtggaaagatttcaaaccttttggatccagatgcggaaaaacaaacctttggacgaaagtcgcaaaactggccaaacctcgggggacgaaaatggcattttacaaTCTAATTGTTTACAGAAAACCTTGAAAATTTGGGCAAAAAGTGCTATTTAGATGACTTGACCCATACAAAACCTTACCCGTCTAGCCAGTGGTGGATCCATAAATTTTTTTCAGTGGGTTCGTTTTGATATATTCTCACTAAGTTTTTCTAAATCATACAAGGTTTTCACTAATTTTTTCCAGTTTTTCCAAACCGAGTGGGTTCATATGAACCCACAAAATAGGGCTGGATCCGCCACTGCGTCTAGCCGTTTTGCACAAACTCATTGTGACCCACTTTCCAACCTACCCAATATTACCACCAATAGCTTTAGCTTGACTGAACAATAGCCACAAACCTTGCAATTTGGATCAGCATACTGGTCCAAAGCCGAGGCTTGAGCCTTGTATATACCTACGTTCTTAAATATAAGATCTTTGCCATCCCCTTTCCTACGAGGGAATCCACCGAGCATGATTGCGATATCAACGCCTCGACAGGCTTCAGTAACATCGGTTGTGGCAATAACATCTACAAGATACagaaaaaaaatcccaaaaagcaTAACAAATTTAAGACTTTATATAAACAATGGCGCATGAATATTAatgtgttttgaaaaataacctTTAAGAAGAGGAAATGCTccatccataagttccatttttACCCCTTTCAAGATTTCGGAAGCAGGCTCAATATCAAGCAAATGTAGAATTACCGGTTGATTTGGACCCAACATTGCCCCTTCTGCGATCATTGGAACTAGAGCGTAGCCGATTTGGCCTGAGAAAGATGTTGATCATAAAATGTTCAAAAAACGAATCAAGAAACGAGAACGCATGATGACTTACAAGGTAGACACTACTAGTTAATATTATACTAATTTTGTCAGAAGGCTATGAACTTTGTTGCAAAAGATTTCGTAAGCGGAACAAACTGGAAACAAAGTAAGATTCATGTCCAAAAGATACCGAATTTATCTTGCTTATAACAAGATTACATTGAAAGAAATTCCAAATGTGATGGCTTAAGACCAAAGTGATCAACTTCAGACATTTAAAATACAATTATACGATTGTAGTTTACTCATCTGGAATCTAATGGTGAGCAGAATACCGATGAACCGAAAACGAATTAACCGACAAACTCGCATCGAAATAACCAACCCAAACTAATAACCAATGGTTCGATTTTAttctttttttaacttttttttattcaAACCAAAAATTACGATTGGATTTTGGTTATACCTCACCCCAAAACCGAACCTGAGAACCAACCACCCAAACTTGTTATTGAATTTTAGACcaaaagtttttgtttttttgcCTCAATTCATTATTTTGGCTGCTTTTTCAAGCCCAAACGTAAAACCGAAACGACCCATAACTGAACCAAACCCATACGTAAAACTGAAAAACCAAAACCGATCGGTTCCTTAAACCCGAAATCTAGGTTTTGGTTCAGTATGAGGCAAAAACTGACCCACGAACATAATTGACCATTTTATATAATGAAAAATGAATCATTTTCTCTCTTCATATACGATGAAAAGTTGATCAAGGACATGCCTGCAGCCCCAGTAACAAGCACAATAAGCGGGTCTTTTTCAACATCCGCAAAGCTCCATATATATCTAATGATCCTCCATGACAAAGACAAACAAATCAAAAGAACCACAACTTTCTGAACTAACTCCAAAGTCTCCATATTTTCCAACTAAAACAATCAAGACACACGATGCAAATATGCAATCTCCTTAACAAAACCAacatttatttatagaaaataAGCAAAACTCTTCACTGGGGCAATTTATCGAACACCTGGTGTGCAAGGTAAAGAAAGTGAAAACCACAATTGTGGAATACCAATACAAAACCCATAAGCCATGCAACACAGTTAATGGAGTGTAACTTCATGATAAAGAAAAGCATAAGATCATGATGAGCATTTGGTATGTGTTGGATGGGGATAAAGAAAAGTTACCGTGACAGAACCCGGATTGGATTCATGAGCATGATTATGATTATATAAGTGGAAATCTTGATCAAATTTAGAACTGATTGATGGTTTTAGTTACGCCTGTGGCTGTGGGGGTGGGGGTATGAAGTGGAAAGTGGGTTGGTCACACGGACACGGGTTTCAATTTTCAAGTACGAAGATGCAgcggcggatctagaaaatccgccaagccgtaacgttttataaataagccgtaacgaaatcgaaaaaatctcaattttttccaaaatttacactaatttttccaaatttttcGGCGCCAAGCCGTAGCGGGCGTTGCCCCCCGGCCTAAGGTATATCCGCCACTGCGAAGATGGACTCCATTGATCTGTCTGCATCATCGTCTTCGATGTTGGTTTATTTCAGCTGTTTGAGAGGGGATCGAAGGCACGTCGATATACTTGTTGGGCATTAGACTGTAGTGTAGGGgagtggggcttgggttggggccgGCCATATGGCATGGGTTCCACGACTCAAGCCCCCAAAAAAGGCAGAGTAGCTTGAGtttgggacttaatcgacaaggtgcgggtttcacccctaacttgaagatttcgtaccctaatgtggttggtactcgttgggtcaaaatataatttcgacactatgacgagggtccactagagtttgaattggaaatttaccatttagatgtggatttcactcctagctaaatgatgaaatttcgtgcaaaaataagAATAAGCGGaatgagagtcgttcaccaaattgtgggtttcacgcctattttggtaaactcatCTCTTTTGTATAAAgagtgtcttcaagtcttcaagtgtATTGTGTAAAATGTCTTAGGAAAGACATCATGTAAGTATTAAGAACAAAAGAAGAGAAAGGAGCAA encodes:
- the LOC110940320 gene encoding malate dehydrogenase, cytoplasmic isoform X2, with the protein product MIAEGAMLGPNQPVILHLLDIEPASEILKGVKMELMDGAFPLLKDVIATTDVTEACRGVDIAIMLGGFPRRKGDGKDLIFKNVGIYKAQASALDQYADPNCKVLVVANPANTNALILKEYAPSIPEENITSLTRLDHNRALSQISENLKVHVGDVRNAIIWGNHSSNLYPDANHATVDIGAGHKPVKELIADDQWLKTEFITNVEQRGQAIINARRLSSAFSTASAACDHMRDWILGIPKGTWVSMGVYSDGSYGIQPGLIYSFPVTCKKGEWSIVQGLKIDEFSREKMDAVERELIEEKTMAYSCLH
- the LOC110940320 gene encoding malate dehydrogenase isoform X1, translated to METLELVQKVVVLLICLSLSWRIIRYIWSFADVEKDPLIVLVTGAAGQIGYALVPMIAEGAMLGPNQPVILHLLDIEPASEILKGVKMELMDGAFPLLKDVIATTDVTEACRGVDIAIMLGGFPRRKGDGKDLIFKNVGIYKAQASALDQYADPNCKVLVVANPANTNALILKEYAPSIPEENITSLTRLDHNRALSQISENLKVHVGDVRNAIIWGNHSSNLYPDANHATVDIGAGHKPVKELIADDQWLKTEFITNVEQRGQAIINARRLSSAFSTASAACDHMRDWILGIPKGTWVSMGVYSDGSYGIQPGLIYSFPVTCKKGEWSIVQGLKIDEFSREKMDAVERELIEEKTMAYSCLH